One genomic region from Tripterygium wilfordii isolate XIE 37 chromosome 20, ASM1340144v1, whole genome shotgun sequence encodes:
- the LOC119987101 gene encoding heparanase-like protein 1 isoform X1, with protein sequence MGFQLQLFLFLAFVPVILAQEVTNAKIVVEGTRAIAENDDNFICATLDWWPHDKCNYNQCPWGYSSVTNLDLSHPFMAKAIQAFKRLRIRIGGSLQDQVLYDVGNLKSPCHPFRKMKDGLFGFSKGCLHMTRWDELNHLFSTTGALVTFGLNALYGRHQIRPKDWGGAWDSSNTYDFMNYTVSKGYQIDSWEFGNELSGSGIGASVRAEEYGKDLINLKNIINDLYKNSNSKPSLLAPGGFFEKEWYEKFLQVSGPGIVNSLTHHIYNLGAGVDPHLVNKILDPYFLSKVSQTFVNLKETIEKHGPWASAWVGESGGAFNSGGRNVSDTFVNSFWYLDQLGMASRYNTKVYCRQTLIGGNYGLLSKTTSAPNPDYYSALLWHRLMGKEVLAVDSDASSFLRSYAHCSKGRAGITLLFINLSNSTDFIISLQNNMSMTLSGEAQGLYKETPFMRGFKKTVSWVGSKASDAPLFREEYHLTPKDGYLRSHTMVLNGIPLELTNDGDIPRLDPVHVHMNSVISISPLSVAFIVFPNFDAPACA encoded by the exons ATGGGATTCCAACTCCAGTTGTTCTTATTTCTGGCTTTTGTCCCTGTTATTTTGGCTCAAGAAGTCACAAATGCTAAAATTGTAGTTGAGGGGACAAGAGCAATTgctgaaaatgatgataatttcATCTGTGCGACACTTGATTGGTGGCCTCATGATAAGTGCAACTATAATCAATGTCCTTGGGGATATTCATCTGTTACAAATTTG GATTTGTCTCACCCCTTCATGGCAAAAGCAATCCAAG CGTTCAAGCGTTTGAGGATAAGAATTGGAGGTTCTTTGCAAGACCAAGTACTATATGATGTAGGCAATTTGAAGTCTCCTTGTCATCCATTCAGAAAGATGAAAGATGGCTTATTTGGGTTTTCAAAGGGATGTTTGCATATGACAAGATGGGATGAACTGAATCACTTGTTCAGTACAACTGG GGCCCTTGTGACTTTTGGGTTGAATGCACTTTATGGGAGGCATCAGATCAGGCCAAAAGATTGGGGAGGAGCTTGGGACTCTAGTAATACTTATGATTTTATGAACTACACTGTTTCTAAGGGATACCAGATAGACTCATGGGAATTCG GTAACGAGTTAAGTGGAAGTGGCATTGGGGCAAGTGTTCGTGCTGAAGAGTATGGCAAAGACTTGATCAACCttaaaaatatcatcaatgattTGTATAAGAACTCCAACTCTAAACCTTCACTTCTTGCACCTGGAGGATTTTTTGAGAAAGAGTGGTATGAGAAGTTTCTTCAGGTGTCAGGACCTGGCATAGTCAACTCTTTGACTCATCATATATACAACTTGGGTGCAG GTGTTGATCCACATCTTGTGAATAAGATATTGGATCCCTATTTCCTGAGCAAAGTATCACAAACTTTCGTAAATTTAAAGGAAACTATTGAGAAGCATGGTCCTTGGGCTTCTGCATGGGTTGGAGAATCTGGTGGAGCTTTCAACAGCGGTGGACGTAATGTATCTGATACATTTGTGAACAGCTTTTG GTACTTAGATCAGCTTGGCATGGCATCAAGGTACAATACTAAGGTGTATTGTAGGCAGACATTAATAGGTGGGAACTACGGCCTCCTCAGCAAAACAACATCAGCTCCCAATCCTGACTATTACAG TGCTCTTCTATGGCATCGGCTGATGGGGAAGGAAGTTTTAGCTGTGGATAGTGATGCTTCGTCCTTTCTACGCTCTTATGCTCACTGTTCTAAAGGAAGA GCAGGCATAACCTTACTCTTTATCAACTTAAGCAATAGCACTGATTTTATAATCAGCCTTCAGAATAACATGAGCATGACTCTTTCCGGGGAAGCGCAAGGCTTGTACAAAGAAACCCCATTCATGCGTGGTTTTAAGAAAACAGTTTCATGGGTTGGAAGCAAAGCATCAGATGCACCGCTATTTAGAGAGGAGTACCATTTGACTCCTAAAGACGGGTACCTAAGAAGCCATACCATGGTTCTAAATGGAATACCATTGGAGCTTACAAACGATGGAGACATCCCAAGATTAGATCCCGTCCATGTTCACATGAATTCCGTAATATCCATCTCTCCTTTGTCCGTTGCATTCATAGTATTCCCTAATTTTGACGCTCCTGCTTGTGCATAG
- the LOC119987101 gene encoding heparanase-like protein 1 isoform X2: MGFQLQLFLFLAFVPVILAQEVTNAKIVVEGTRAIAENDDNFICATLDWWPHDKCNYNQCPWGYSSVTNLDLSHPFMAKAIQAFKRLRIRIGGSLQDQVLYDVGNLKSPCHPFRKMKDGLFGFSKGCLHMTRWDELNHLFSTTGALVTFGLNALYGRHQIRPKDWGGAWDSSNTYDFMNYTVSKGYQIDSWEFGNELSGSGIGASVRAEEYGKDLINLKNIINDLYKNSNSKPSLLAPGGFFEKEWYEKFLQVSGPGIVNSLTHHIYNLGAGVDPHLVNKILDPYFLSKVSQTFVNLKETIEKHGPWASAWVGESGGAFNSGGRNVSDTFVNSFWYLDQLGMASRYNTKVYCRQTLIGGNYGLLSKTTSAPNPDYYSALLWHRLMGKEVLAVDSDASSFLRSYAHCSKGRAGITLLFINLSNSTDFIISLQNNMSMTLSGEAQGLYKETPFMRGFKKTVSWVGSKASDAPLFREEYHLTPKDGYLRSHTMVLNGIPLELTNDGDIPRLDPVHVHMNSLIQISYSGVA; encoded by the exons ATGGGATTCCAACTCCAGTTGTTCTTATTTCTGGCTTTTGTCCCTGTTATTTTGGCTCAAGAAGTCACAAATGCTAAAATTGTAGTTGAGGGGACAAGAGCAATTgctgaaaatgatgataatttcATCTGTGCGACACTTGATTGGTGGCCTCATGATAAGTGCAACTATAATCAATGTCCTTGGGGATATTCATCTGTTACAAATTTG GATTTGTCTCACCCCTTCATGGCAAAAGCAATCCAAG CGTTCAAGCGTTTGAGGATAAGAATTGGAGGTTCTTTGCAAGACCAAGTACTATATGATGTAGGCAATTTGAAGTCTCCTTGTCATCCATTCAGAAAGATGAAAGATGGCTTATTTGGGTTTTCAAAGGGATGTTTGCATATGACAAGATGGGATGAACTGAATCACTTGTTCAGTACAACTGG GGCCCTTGTGACTTTTGGGTTGAATGCACTTTATGGGAGGCATCAGATCAGGCCAAAAGATTGGGGAGGAGCTTGGGACTCTAGTAATACTTATGATTTTATGAACTACACTGTTTCTAAGGGATACCAGATAGACTCATGGGAATTCG GTAACGAGTTAAGTGGAAGTGGCATTGGGGCAAGTGTTCGTGCTGAAGAGTATGGCAAAGACTTGATCAACCttaaaaatatcatcaatgattTGTATAAGAACTCCAACTCTAAACCTTCACTTCTTGCACCTGGAGGATTTTTTGAGAAAGAGTGGTATGAGAAGTTTCTTCAGGTGTCAGGACCTGGCATAGTCAACTCTTTGACTCATCATATATACAACTTGGGTGCAG GTGTTGATCCACATCTTGTGAATAAGATATTGGATCCCTATTTCCTGAGCAAAGTATCACAAACTTTCGTAAATTTAAAGGAAACTATTGAGAAGCATGGTCCTTGGGCTTCTGCATGGGTTGGAGAATCTGGTGGAGCTTTCAACAGCGGTGGACGTAATGTATCTGATACATTTGTGAACAGCTTTTG GTACTTAGATCAGCTTGGCATGGCATCAAGGTACAATACTAAGGTGTATTGTAGGCAGACATTAATAGGTGGGAACTACGGCCTCCTCAGCAAAACAACATCAGCTCCCAATCCTGACTATTACAG TGCTCTTCTATGGCATCGGCTGATGGGGAAGGAAGTTTTAGCTGTGGATAGTGATGCTTCGTCCTTTCTACGCTCTTATGCTCACTGTTCTAAAGGAAGA GCAGGCATAACCTTACTCTTTATCAACTTAAGCAATAGCACTGATTTTATAATCAGCCTTCAGAATAACATGAGCATGACTCTTTCCGGGGAAGCGCAAGGCTTGTACAAAGAAACCCCATTCATGCGTGGTTTTAAGAAAACAGTTTCATGGGTTGGAAGCAAAGCATCAGATGCACCGCTATTTAGAGAGGAGTACCATTTGACTCCTAAAGACGGGTACCTAAGAAGCCATACCATGGTTCTAAATGGAATACCATTGGAGCTTACAAACGATGGAGACATCCCAAGATTAGATCCCGTCCATGTTCACATGAATTCC
- the LOC119987101 gene encoding heparanase-like protein 1 isoform X3: MGFQLQLFLFLAFVPVILAQEVTNAKIVVEGTRAIAENDDNFICATLDWWPHDKCNYNQCPWGYSSVTNLDLSHPFMAKAIQAFKRLRIRIGGSLQDQVLYDVGNLKSPCHPFRKMKDGLFGFSKGCLHMTRWDELNHLFSTTGALVTFGLNALYGRHQIRPKDWGGAWDSSNTYDFMNYTVSKGYQIDSWEFGNELSGSGIGASVRAEEYGKDLINLKNIINDLYKNSNSKPSLLAPGGFFEKEWYEKFLQVSGPGIVNSLTHHIYNLGAGVDPHLVNKILDPYFLSKVSQTFVNLKETIEKHGPWASAWVGESGGAFNSGGRNVSDTFVNSFWYLDQLGMASRYNTKVYCRQTLIGGNYGLLSKTTSAPNPDYYSALLWHRLMGKEVLAVDSDASSFLRSYAHCSKGRAGITLLFINLSNSTDFIISLQNNMSMTLSGEAQGLYKETPFMRGFKKTVSWVGSKASDAPLFREEYHLTPKDGYLRSHTMVLNGIPLELTNDGDIPRLDPVHVHMNSGWLR; encoded by the exons ATGGGATTCCAACTCCAGTTGTTCTTATTTCTGGCTTTTGTCCCTGTTATTTTGGCTCAAGAAGTCACAAATGCTAAAATTGTAGTTGAGGGGACAAGAGCAATTgctgaaaatgatgataatttcATCTGTGCGACACTTGATTGGTGGCCTCATGATAAGTGCAACTATAATCAATGTCCTTGGGGATATTCATCTGTTACAAATTTG GATTTGTCTCACCCCTTCATGGCAAAAGCAATCCAAG CGTTCAAGCGTTTGAGGATAAGAATTGGAGGTTCTTTGCAAGACCAAGTACTATATGATGTAGGCAATTTGAAGTCTCCTTGTCATCCATTCAGAAAGATGAAAGATGGCTTATTTGGGTTTTCAAAGGGATGTTTGCATATGACAAGATGGGATGAACTGAATCACTTGTTCAGTACAACTGG GGCCCTTGTGACTTTTGGGTTGAATGCACTTTATGGGAGGCATCAGATCAGGCCAAAAGATTGGGGAGGAGCTTGGGACTCTAGTAATACTTATGATTTTATGAACTACACTGTTTCTAAGGGATACCAGATAGACTCATGGGAATTCG GTAACGAGTTAAGTGGAAGTGGCATTGGGGCAAGTGTTCGTGCTGAAGAGTATGGCAAAGACTTGATCAACCttaaaaatatcatcaatgattTGTATAAGAACTCCAACTCTAAACCTTCACTTCTTGCACCTGGAGGATTTTTTGAGAAAGAGTGGTATGAGAAGTTTCTTCAGGTGTCAGGACCTGGCATAGTCAACTCTTTGACTCATCATATATACAACTTGGGTGCAG GTGTTGATCCACATCTTGTGAATAAGATATTGGATCCCTATTTCCTGAGCAAAGTATCACAAACTTTCGTAAATTTAAAGGAAACTATTGAGAAGCATGGTCCTTGGGCTTCTGCATGGGTTGGAGAATCTGGTGGAGCTTTCAACAGCGGTGGACGTAATGTATCTGATACATTTGTGAACAGCTTTTG GTACTTAGATCAGCTTGGCATGGCATCAAGGTACAATACTAAGGTGTATTGTAGGCAGACATTAATAGGTGGGAACTACGGCCTCCTCAGCAAAACAACATCAGCTCCCAATCCTGACTATTACAG TGCTCTTCTATGGCATCGGCTGATGGGGAAGGAAGTTTTAGCTGTGGATAGTGATGCTTCGTCCTTTCTACGCTCTTATGCTCACTGTTCTAAAGGAAGA GCAGGCATAACCTTACTCTTTATCAACTTAAGCAATAGCACTGATTTTATAATCAGCCTTCAGAATAACATGAGCATGACTCTTTCCGGGGAAGCGCAAGGCTTGTACAAAGAAACCCCATTCATGCGTGGTTTTAAGAAAACAGTTTCATGGGTTGGAAGCAAAGCATCAGATGCACCGCTATTTAGAGAGGAGTACCATTTGACTCCTAAAGACGGGTACCTAAGAAGCCATACCATGGTTCTAAATGGAATACCATTGGAGCTTACAAACGATGGAGACATCCCAAGATTAGATCCCGTCCATGTTCACATGAATTCC
- the LOC119986956 gene encoding ribonuclease 1-like, with translation MEKSYKKRQTYFGIRRRRPQITNRQASVLLAKSNAKPEGPFDFYRISLQWPESYCNHIGVVCQLPILSYFTIHGVWPQYNPDIPVPAFNKSGCNTIQPTPSDAITDIDAACTLGPFRSARFALTALLDSASILSDMTTYWPNIKKYTKAVQNLKFWQNEWQKHGMCFAYPDQPILFFQTALNYIKHHNFLEILRKSVPSIVAHNDKDYDRNDIANAITNSTGVSPEILCNRDAQKRDQLLEIRICFYRSNTLMDCPQQFLGELAVITFPRKLGLPGFQGLQIVNIKVRLVESIVDILGV, from the exons ATGGAAAAATCTTATAAGAAACGACAAACCTACTTTGGGATCCGCAGGCGCCGGCCTCAAATTACCAACCGCCAGGCTAGCGTTCTCTTAG CTAAATCAAATGCCAAACCAGAAGGTCCATTTGATTTCTACAGGATTTCCCTTCAGTGGCCCGAATCATATTGCAATCATATCGGTGTCGTTTGTCAATTGCCAATCTTATCGTATTTTACGATTCATGGTGTTTGGCCACAGTACAATCCTGATATTCCGGTGCCTGCTTTTAACAAAAGTGGATGCAATACCATCCAACCCACACCCTCAGATGCTATCACG GATATTGACGCAGCTTGTACGTTAGGTCCGTTCCGTTCTGCCCGTTTTGCGTTA ACAGCATTATTAGATTCAGCTTCAATTCTATCAGATATGACAACATATTGGCCAAATATCAAAAAGTACACTAAAGCAGTCCAAAACCTCAAGTTCTGGCAAAACGAATGGCAGAAACATGGAATGTGTTTTGCATACCCAGATCAACCAATATTATTCTTCCAGACTGCGTTAAACTATATAAAGCATCATAATTTCCTAGAAATCCTTCGCAAGAGTG TGCCTTCTATTGTTGCACATAATGATAAAGATTATGATCGAAATGATATAGCAAACGCGATAACAAATTCGACAGGAGTATCTCCAGAAATTCTCTGCAACAGAGATGCTCAAAAGAGAGACCAATTACTGGAGATTCGTATATGTTTTTATCGAAGCAATACGCTTATGGATTGTCCACAGCAGTTTCTTGG GGAACTCGCGGTCATAACCTTCCCG agAAAACTTGGACTCCCTGGTTTTCAAGGTTTACAAATAGTGAATATAAAGGTGCGTTTGGTAGAGAGCATCGTTGACATATTGGGAGTTTAA